Genomic window (Leptotrichia sp. oral taxon 212):
GATATATACTGTAACTACGCGTATCATCGACTTCGTTCACATAGGTTCCGAGGAAGGACTTAATGATGCGATGGTGCTGGCAGTATTCCTTATGGCAATAGCAAACATTGTCTTATACGTTACAACTTTTGTAATTGGAAAAAGACAGTACATAACAATGAGCGGAAAATCTACAAGACCGAACATAGTGGAACTTGGAAAATGGAGACTGCCGATAACAGTCATTATTTCAATTTTCTCATTCTTTGTAGTAATTTTGCCTTTTGTTACAGTGGCACTTACTTCCTTCACTGTAAACATGGGAAAACCTATAGGTCTTTCCAATATGTCAATGAGTGCATGGAACAAAGTATTTTCAAGAGCTTCCATACTTAGTTCAACTAAAAACAGTATAATTGCCGGACTTGCGGCGGCATTCTTTGGAATTGTGATTTCATGTATAATGGCATACCTGTTACAGAGAACTAACGTAAAAGGGAAAAGAATTCCTGACTTCCTTATAACTTTAGGTTCAGGAACTCCAAGTGTTACAATCGCTCTGGCATTGATAATATCCATGAGCGGAAAATTCAAGATTAATATTTATAATACACTTACAATAATGATTATAGCTTACATGATAAAATACATGCTTATGGGAATGAGAACAGTCGTTTCCGCAATGAGCCAGGTTCACCCTTCACTGGAGGAAGCGGCACAGATTTCAGGTGCCAACTGGCTGCGTATGCTGAAGGATGTAACTGTTCCGTTAATTGGAGCAAGTATCGTTGCAGGATTCTTCCTGATATTTATGCCGTCATTCTATGAACTGACAATGTCAACGTTACTTTATTCATCCAATACAAAGACAATAGGGTATGAACTGTACATCTACCAGACTTACCATAGTCAGCAGGTGGCAAGCGCCCTTGCAACGGCTATCTTATTATTTGTAATTATAATAAACTATCTTTTAAATAAATTGACAAAAGGGCAATTTTCAATATAGAGCAGGAGGAAAAATATGGCTTCGGTAACAATAACAGGAGTAACAAAATCATTTGGAGACGTA
Coding sequences:
- a CDS encoding iron ABC transporter permease; amino-acid sequence: MAKKYNIDIKWIVILVVVAFLVIFEVIPLSYLLIRSLFPKGSFSLDSFKRVYTYDLNWTALINTIVISGLTTLFGVILAFPLAFLVGRTDMYGKKFFRTLFVTTYMVPPYVGAMAWLRLLNPNAGVLNKFLMQVFNLSKAPFNIYTIGGIVWVLTCFYYPYAFITISRAMEKMDPSLEEASKISGASPIKTLMTITIPMMTPSIIAAGLLVFVASASAFGIPSIIGAPGQIYTVTTRIIDFVHIGSEEGLNDAMVLAVFLMAIANIVLYVTTFVIGKRQYITMSGKSTRPNIVELGKWRLPITVIISIFSFFVVILPFVTVALTSFTVNMGKPIGLSNMSMSAWNKVFSRASILSSTKNSIIAGLAAAFFGIVISCIMAYLLQRTNVKGKRIPDFLITLGSGTPSVTIALALIISMSGKFKINIYNTLTIMIIAYMIKYMLMGMRTVVSAMSQVHPSLEEAAQISGANWLRMLKDVTVPLIGASIVAGFFLIFMPSFYELTMSTLLYSSNTKTIGYELYIYQTYHSQQVASALATAILLFVIIINYLLNKLTKGQFSI